TGCACCGGCATTAGGCCGGTAAAATCTCTCCAGCATGGCAAACGTGGTCGATTTGCCTGACCCGCTGGGCCCCACCAGAGCGCAAAACTGACCTGGTTTGATGTCAATGTTGAGACCCTTCAGGACCGGGCGCTCTGGGCGATGTGGATAAGTAAAATGGACATCGCGCAGTTGGGCGCCCATGCCTCCCCTTTCAGCGGCACGTTGCCGTGTGGAGCGAGCATATTCCTGCGCCTCGATGTCCTGCACTGCggtcttctcctcgagaagACTGCTGGAAGGCTGGAAGCTGTGCGATGATCCAGGTGTCACTTCATCCTCTGCCGAACGGGTAGTCAGCAGTTCGACGATATTGGACGAAGCCACCCCGGCTTTCGAGATATCCGGCGCAAGGGCAAACATCTGCCCACAAGACTGCGTGCTAAACAACAGAGCTGGCATGACAATGAAAAATTGCGTTTGGGAATAGCGACCCTCGGCGATCTGTTTCGAACCCCACCAGTACGCTAGGGCATAGACCAGGTTGCTGATGCTAAATGCCAATGCTAACCATGCATTCCCGTGGAACGTGGCTTTGATGGTAGCCCGGTAGGGACCTCGAAGTGCACGACCATAAACCTGGTACGATTGCTTCTCCAGAGAGAATGCAGAAACTGCGCGGATGTTGTCGACGGCCTCAATGGTGACAGCTGTAGCCTTCGCAAACGCCTTCTGATGACGTTCGGCGAGTTGTTTTTGCACTCGGAGTTTCATCATGCCTGACACCAGCAGGACTGGAATTGTGGGAAACAATACAATTGTGATCTTCCAAGCAATTGAGAACGAGATCACTAAACCTCCTATCAGGTTGACAGCAGTCGCCAGCAGGAGCCCTATGGTTGTGCCAGTAATGCCACCCAACGCCGATGCGTCACCAGTGATGTATGTGAGCAACGTCCCAGGGGTGCGATCCTCCGATTCGTGCCATTTCACGGTTTGGCCCAGTAGCGAGCGTAAAGACAGCACTCGGATCCGGTACAACACTTTATCGGCAGCCCAGCCGAAAGCACAGCCACCCACCACATTAGCACCGAACTCGACCAaagcgaggatgaagaagagtaaTCCGTAGAGGTTGCCATCGCGGCTGATAGCTTCGGCAGACCTGCAAGGGCTCAAGCTTCCAACCGTGTGACCAAATACAATAGCCTCTGCCGAGTAGCTGCCGCCGATAATGACAGACATGGCAAGACCTAGCAGAACCCAATGCAAGTTGGGACGGATCAAGGCGAAGGTGTACCGTGTGACGAACCCTGCAGACCGtgttctcttccttttctttctggcttcctcctcactTCCATCGCGGGAGTCCGACGGTGTGTCAGCAACAACCGTGTCCTCCGTGATGTCTGACCTGTTACCATCGACAAAAGCTTGTTTTTCGTCCAACAACTGTCGTGTTTCAGGAGTTGCGTTCAGTGCACTGATCATGTCTCCCGAGATTACCCTATCGTCTAGAGATAGCTTTCCCAGGTTCTGAAGCCGCACCATCTCTGCGTAGACCCCTCCCCGCGAAACCAAGTCCGTGTGGGATCCTTCCTCAGTAACACGGCCACTCTGGACCACAACGATCTTATGCGCATTTTTGGCTGTTGCTAGGCGGTGGGCGATTGATACAGTCGTAACTCGCTCGGATACCCTGTTCAATGCGGCCTGGATAAGCTGCTCACTGGTCGAATCAAGAGCCGCAGTTGCCTCGTCCAAAATCAACAGGCATGGTTCTCGAACCAGAGCACGGGCGAGAGCAATTCGTTGCTTCTGGCCACCGCTCAGCTGATTCCCTGCCGTACCTACGTTTGTGGCGAAACCATAGGGCAGTGCTTCAATAAAGCCAAGCGCATTCGCATTGGCAGCCGCTTCTTTGACCAAGTCCACAATCTCGGTGACACAACTGTCGTACTCGCGGAGTGCTTCCTTCTCTGTAAGGCCCTCTCGAATTTtttcggcaagatcaggcagACTCGAGTCGAGGATAAAGGGGGCGAGCCGCTGATGCCGCTCCATCGCAGACGACACTAAGCCATATGCAATATTTTCCAGAATGGTACGATCCAGCAACGAAGGTTCTTGTTGTACATAGCCGATATTCCCGCGCAGGTATCTAACATTTATGTCCCGGAAATTCTTGTCGCCGATCAGAACATCCCCTGAATCGGGATCGTAGAAGCGCTCTAGAAGTGCAACAACTGTTGACTTTCCACCGCCAGAAGGACCCACAATCGCTGTATGCTTTTTGGGCGGGATGTTGAAAGTCACTCCTTGCAGGACAGGGACATCCGGGCGTGAGGGGTACTTGAAGTGAACATCCCGAAAGCGAATATCCTCCTCACCAAATGCGGCAGTCTTATCGCCTGAATCAGACGTCCCATCAATGGCAGAAGGCCTGTTGATCACCTGCAAAAGCCTCTCTGAAGCGCCTGCAGCCGAGGCGAACACGTGGATGAAGGGAGCGACCTGACTGAGAATGAAGGATGCGTCAATGAGGACGAAGATAACGGTGTAAACCGCACCGACAGAGGTTCCAGAGTTTCCGTCGGCCACCGATTTTGAGATCATTTGGGATCCTTCCCAAAATGCTAGGGCGTTGGCGGAATAGGCAATGAAGTAAAGACAGCCCAATTGTGCCGCGTGAGTAGTAGCTTTTCGAACCGCGTCTTTCCTCGATTGCAAGAGGTAGCCCGCGAAACGCTTCTCGAGCCGGTCGTTCGCATTGAAGGCATGAACAAGTGTCAGGTGTGACAAACTGGAGGAAGCTATGGATGTGGCCGCATTGACTTTCTCGGCCAGACGACCCGCAAATTTCTTGATGTAATGCCCTCCGCCAAGtgccatcaagaagaaacaaggAACCACAGAGACTAGCATGCCTGCAATCTTGGGCACTTTGATGAAGGCAACCACATAGGCAGCCACAAAGTATGACAGAGTTGAGATGACGAGTCCCACCTTCTCCGACGTGCCCGACTGCACAAGTTCAATGTCACTGACCAGACGCGAAACAACGTCACCCGAAGGAAGTGATTCGATGAATTTGGCCTCCTGTTTGATAATGCTCTCAAAGTAACGGCGACGGTAGCGGCGTGCCAGGCGCTCACTCACCAAACACCAGCAAGTGCTGTGGGCGTAGATGAAACAAAAGTTTGCAATTGTGATGTAGATGACATACAACACCTTCGCCCGCACAGCCGAGGAGAGGTCCGCAGTAGCGCGATCCGAGGAACTGCACGTCACCGTATTCAGGTCGTTGATCAGGTCACCGAAGACGATACCGAGTAGAGGGAAGGGAATACCGGCGCAAATGGCGAATAATAAGCCCCCAATTATGAGCAGAACATCGGCGATCGTGTAGTCCAAGGAAAAGAGGAGCCGCAAATAGGCGAAGGACTTGCCCAAGTCGTCCTTGGTGGGAATATGCCTGGTCACTTTTTGCATCTTTACAAGAAGGTAGACGGGAGGTTAGCTTATTCTGAGATCCTCAAGCATGAGAAATACCATCAACGTACTACTGATGGTGCATGAGTGCCATTGGCAACATTGGAGCCTTTTTGGCCGACATTGACTAGCGGTGAATGTGACATGATCTCCGCGAGACAGGGAACGCCTGGATACCGCGAGCTCAGACAAAAGATAGCGATTGCTGCAGAATTCGTGGATCGTGGTAGTCGATCCGTGATACCAATTCAGGGTTCCCGTCTATCGATGTGGGATGACAGAAGTACAGCCCATGTACTGTTGTATTCTGCATTAAGTGATTCAGGGTTGCTTTCAATGGTCATGTCCTGCAGGAAAGCGTGCAAAGGATATGCTTGTCCGCAGAGAAGCCTTCCAGCTCAGGGACAAGAGCCTTGAGAGCGCGAGCTCCCTGGGGAGGCTAGTTCTCACCGATAAGCCAGGTAGGGTTCTTGTCAGACAGACACTTTAGGAGCATCTCAAGATCGACAGGACATCACTGAgtttgaagatgaagcatcCACTCAAGGTCTGGTGGTTGAACGCAACATGC
The DNA window shown above is from Aspergillus fumigatus Af293 chromosome 1, whole genome shotgun sequence and carries:
- the mdr4 gene encoding ABC transporter ATP-binding protein codes for the protein MQNTTVHGLYFCHPTSIDGNPELLAVSRRSLSRGDHVTFTASQCRPKRLQCCQWHSCTISSTHIPTKDDLGKSFAYLRLLFSLDYTIADVLLIIGGLLFAICAGIPFPLLGIVFGDLINDLNTVTCSSSDRATADLSSAVRAKVLYVIYITIANFCFIYAHSTCWCLVSERLARRYRRRYFESIIKQEAKFIESLPSGDVVSRLVSDIELVQSGTSEKVGLVISTLSYFVAAYVVAFIKVPKIAGMLVSVVPCFFLMALGGGHYIKKFAGRLAEKVNAATSIASSSLSHLTLVHAFNANDRLEKRFAGYLLQSRKDAVRKATTHAAQLGCLYFIAYSANALAFWEGSQMISKSVADGNSGTSVGAVYTVIFVLIDASFILSQVAPFIHVFASAAGASERLLQVINRPSAIDGTSDSGDKTAAFGEEDIRFRDVHFKYPSRPDVPVLQGVTFNIPPKKHTAIVGPSGGGKSTVVALLERFYDPDSGDVLIGDKNFRDINVRYLRGNIGYVQQEPSLLDRTILENIAYGLVCVTEIVDLVKEAAANANALGFIEALPYGFATNVGTAGNQLSGGQKQRIALARALVREPCLLILDEATAALDSTSEQLIQAALNRVSERVTTVSIAHRLATAKNAHKIVVVQSGRVTEEGSHTDLVSRGGVYAEMVRLQNLGKLSLDDRVISGDMISALNATPETRQLLDEKQAFVDGNRSDITEDTVVADTPSDSRDGSEEEARKKRKRTRSAGFVTRYTFALIRPNLHWVLLGLAMSVIIGGSYSAEAIVFGHTVGSLSPCRSAEAISRDGNLYGLLFFILALVEFGANVVGGCAFGWAADKVLYRIRVLSLRSLLGQTVKWHESEDRTPGTLLTYITGDASALGGITGTTIGLLLATAVNLIGGLVISFSIAWKITIVLFPTIPVLLVSGMMKLRVQKQLAERHQKAFAKATAVTIEAVDNIRAVSAFSLEKQSYQVYGRALRGPYRATIKATFHGNAWLALAFSISNLVYALAYWWGSKQIAEGRYSQTQFFIVMPALLFSTQSCGQMFALAPDISKAGVASSNIVELLTTRSAEDEVTPGSSHSFQPSSSMGAQLRDVHFTYPHRPERPVLKGLNIDIKPGQFCALVGPSGSGKSTTFAMLERFYRPNAGAVVIDGVDVTRQVGTEFRDDIALVPQQNILFEGTVAFNVALGACPGHEPTQEEIEEACRMANIHDVIMTLPQGYQTMCSHDGKQFSGGQRQRLSIARALVRKPRLLLLDESTSALDVESEKRIQEALATLAGRTTVVAIAHRLNTIHRADQIFLIEDGRCIEQGTHQQLIQRSETYRTSVIHQSLET